A genomic window from Carboxydothermus pertinax includes:
- the purB gene encoding adenylosuccinate lyase — protein sequence MIARYTLPEMKKIWSDETKFRTWLQVEVAVAEAMGELGLIPKDAAKVIKEKANFDVARVLEIEKTVKHDVIAFLTNVAEYVGEESKYIHKGLTSSDVLDTALALQLKEAGELLLKKLEGIHKLTLTLAEQYRYTVMIGRTHGVHAEPITFGLKMLLWASEIERNMERLKAAIKTISVGKISGAVGTYANVPPEVEQRVCEKLGLTPEKVSTQIIQRDRHAEFVLTLALIATTFDKFATEIRTLQRTEILELEEPFTEGQKGSSAMPHKRNPVLCERISGLARVVRSYSIASLENVVLWQERDISHSSAERMILPDATATLYYMMHVFSEVLENLNVYPKNMEKNLNLTGGLIYSQRVLLALVEKGILREVAYKIVQRNAMTAWKTGKNFKELLLADQELLGLLKPEEIEELFDYNYHLKHIDTIFQRFGL from the coding sequence ATGATTGCCCGTTACACTTTACCGGAAATGAAAAAAATCTGGTCTGATGAAACTAAATTTCGCACCTGGCTTCAGGTCGAAGTGGCGGTGGCGGAAGCCATGGGAGAATTAGGCTTAATCCCCAAGGACGCAGCAAAGGTGATTAAAGAGAAAGCCAATTTTGATGTGGCCCGGGTGTTAGAGATTGAAAAAACTGTGAAGCATGATGTTATCGCTTTTCTTACTAATGTTGCCGAGTATGTAGGTGAAGAAAGTAAATACATTCATAAAGGCTTAACTTCATCGGATGTCCTGGATACTGCCTTAGCTTTACAGTTAAAAGAAGCCGGGGAACTTTTATTAAAAAAGCTTGAAGGGATACATAAGCTTACCCTTACGCTTGCCGAGCAGTACCGCTACACGGTGATGATTGGCCGTACCCACGGGGTTCATGCGGAACCTATCACTTTTGGCCTGAAGATGCTTTTGTGGGCGTCGGAAATTGAACGAAATATGGAGCGGTTAAAAGCGGCTATTAAAACAATTAGCGTTGGAAAAATTTCCGGAGCGGTGGGGACTTATGCCAATGTGCCACCGGAAGTAGAACAACGGGTTTGTGAAAAATTAGGTTTAACTCCGGAGAAAGTTTCTACTCAGATAATTCAAAGGGACCGGCATGCCGAGTTTGTCTTAACTTTAGCTTTAATCGCCACTACCTTTGATAAATTTGCTACTGAAATTCGAACCTTACAGCGGACGGAAATTCTGGAGTTAGAAGAGCCGTTCACCGAAGGCCAAAAAGGGTCTTCGGCAATGCCCCACAAACGAAATCCCGTATTATGTGAGCGGATCTCTGGGCTTGCCCGGGTGGTAAGGAGCTACTCCATTGCTTCTTTAGAAAATGTAGTCCTCTGGCAGGAGCGTGATATCAGCCACTCCTCGGCGGAACGGATGATTTTACCCGATGCCACCGCGACCCTCTACTATATGATGCACGTTTTTAGTGAGGTTTTGGAGAACTTAAATGTTTACCCCAAGAACATGGAGAAAAATTTAAATTTAACCGGTGGGCTTATTTATTCCCAGCGGGTGCTTTTAGCTTTAGTGGAAAAGGGTATTTTACGGGAAGTGGCTTATAAAATTGTGCAGCGAAATGCGATGACTGCCTGGAAGACCGGGAAAAACTTTAAAGAACTTTTACTTGCTGACCAGGAACTTTTGGGGCTTTTAAAGCCAGAAGAAATTGAAGAGCTTTTTGATTATAACTACCATTTAAAACATATTGATACAATATTTCAAAGATTTGGTTTATAG
- the purC gene encoding phosphoribosylaminoimidazolesuccinocarboxamide synthase, with amino-acid sequence MEKKFLYEGKAKIVYATANPEEVVVYYKDAATAFDGKKKGEIENKGYLNAQISAYIFKYLEKQGIKTHFIDLIGEREHRVKKLEIIPLEVVVRNIAAGSLSKRLGLPEGTTLPLPVVELYYKNDELGDPLINHSHAKVLNLATQEEINYLEETALKINKLLVEFFSSLNILLVDFKLEFGRFNGEVLLGDEISPDTCRLWDKDTKEKLDKDRFRRDLGGVAEAYLEILKRIKEKA; translated from the coding sequence ATGGAGAAAAAATTTCTTTATGAGGGAAAAGCTAAAATCGTTTATGCCACCGCAAATCCCGAGGAGGTGGTAGTGTATTACAAGGATGCAGCCACAGCTTTTGACGGTAAGAAAAAAGGTGAAATAGAAAATAAGGGCTACTTGAATGCCCAGATTTCGGCCTATATCTTTAAGTATTTAGAAAAACAGGGAATTAAAACTCATTTTATTGATTTAATTGGAGAGCGGGAACACCGGGTAAAAAAGCTGGAGATTATTCCTCTAGAAGTGGTGGTTCGCAATATTGCGGCAGGATCTCTATCTAAACGTTTGGGTCTTCCGGAAGGGACAACCTTACCCTTGCCCGTGGTGGAGTTATACTACAAAAATGATGAATTAGGAGATCCTTTGATAAATCATAGCCACGCCAAAGTTTTAAATCTGGCAACCCAGGAGGAAATTAACTATCTTGAAGAGACGGCTCTTAAAATAAATAAGCTTTTAGTGGAATTCTTTTCTTCTTTGAACATTCTACTGGTGGATTTCAAGCTGGAATTTGGCAGGTTTAACGGGGAAGTCCTTCTCGGGGATGAAATTTCTCCAGACACCTGTCGACTCTGGGATAAGGACACTAAAGAAAAGCTTGATAAAGACCGGTTTAGAAGGGATTTAGGGGGCGTGGCGGAGGCTTATCTTGAAATATTAAAGCGAATAAAAGAAAAAGCGTAA
- a CDS encoding pyruvate kinase alpha/beta domain-containing protein, which yields MKITAGSQNTELVLELAAKEAIQENIKNVVVATCSGATAFKLQRLLTPKEYNLVAVTHHVGFAGPGVDELSPENRQKLLAEGFKVLTTTHLFAGIDRAFRFKFQGIYPAEIVAQSLRLLGQGVKVATEIAIMALDAGLIPYGEDVIAIAGTGKGADTAVVIRPAHSHKLFDTKIKKIIIKPYEF from the coding sequence ATGAAAATTACTGCTGGTTCCCAAAATACTGAGCTTGTTTTAGAATTGGCCGCCAAAGAAGCCATCCAGGAAAATATCAAGAACGTTGTGGTTGCTACCTGCAGCGGTGCTACCGCTTTTAAACTACAGAGGCTTTTAACCCCAAAGGAGTATAATTTAGTCGCTGTAACCCACCACGTAGGCTTTGCCGGCCCGGGAGTAGATGAACTATCTCCGGAAAACCGCCAAAAGCTTCTGGCCGAAGGCTTTAAAGTTCTAACCACTACCCACCTTTTTGCCGGTATCGACCGGGCTTTTAGGTTTAAGTTTCAGGGGATTTATCCGGCCGAAATTGTAGCTCAATCCTTACGTCTTTTAGGGCAGGGAGTAAAGGTGGCCACCGAAATAGCCATTATGGCTTTAGATGCCGGACTAATTCCTTATGGCGAAGATGTTATCGCCATTGCCGGTACCGGCAAAGGTGCCGACACCGCAGTGGTAATAAGGCCTGCTCATTCCCATAAGCTTTTTGATACCAAAATTAAAAAGATAATCATAAAACCTTATGAATTTTAG
- the hpt gene encoding hypoxanthine phosphoribosyltransferase: MHQDVAEILISEEEIRAKVKELGQQISRDYAGQELLLVGILRGAMLFMSDLMREIDIPVNIDFMVVSSYGAGTTTSGEVRVLKDLDRGIEGRNVLLIEDIVDTGLTLNYLTKYLANRHPKSLKVCTLLNKPSRRRIEVPVDYNGFIIPDKFVVGYGLDYNEFYRNLPYIGVLKPEIYQV, from the coding sequence TTGCATCAGGATGTTGCTGAGATTTTAATTTCTGAAGAAGAAATACGGGCGAAGGTTAAAGAACTTGGCCAGCAAATCTCCCGGGATTACGCCGGACAGGAATTACTGCTTGTTGGTATCCTGCGGGGAGCTATGCTTTTTATGTCCGATTTAATGCGGGAAATTGACATACCGGTAAATATTGATTTTATGGTGGTATCGAGCTATGGGGCTGGTACTACCACCAGCGGTGAAGTCCGGGTGTTAAAAGATCTCGACCGGGGAATTGAAGGTCGCAATGTTTTATTAATTGAGGATATAGTCGATACCGGTCTTACTTTAAATTATCTCACCAAATACCTTGCTAATCGCCATCCCAAATCCCTGAAAGTCTGCACTTTACTAAATAAGCCCAGCCGTCGGAGGATTGAAGTGCCGGTGGATTACAACGGTTTTATAATTCCCGATAAGTTTGTTGTAGGTTATGGTTTAGATTATAACGAATTTTACCGTAACCTTCCCTATATCGGCGTCCTAAAACCAGAGATTTACCAGGTATAA
- the purE gene encoding 5-(carboxyamino)imidazole ribonucleotide mutase, which translates to MYKVGIIMGSDSDWEVVKKAVEVLKEFGVEYEVKVASAHRTPDKALNFARSALEKGFGVIIAAAGMAAHLPGVLAAVTTLPVIGIPIKASLEGIDSLLAIAQMPPGVPVATVGINAAKNAGLLAVQILSLSDESLAQKLYAYKEKLALEVEEKEQKLLAKLS; encoded by the coding sequence ATGTACAAAGTAGGGATAATCATGGGCAGCGACTCTGACTGGGAGGTTGTAAAAAAGGCCGTAGAGGTTTTAAAAGAGTTTGGGGTGGAATACGAAGTTAAGGTGGCGTCGGCCCACCGTACCCCTGATAAAGCATTGAATTTCGCCCGTTCCGCCCTGGAAAAAGGCTTTGGGGTGATAATCGCGGCAGCGGGAATGGCGGCCCATCTTCCTGGAGTTCTGGCGGCGGTAACAACATTACCGGTTATTGGGATACCGATTAAAGCTTCCCTTGAGGGGATAGACAGCCTTTTAGCGATAGCCCAGATGCCCCCGGGAGTACCGGTGGCTACAGTAGGCATAAACGCCGCTAAAAATGCGGGGCTTCTGGCGGTGCAGATTTTAAGTTTAAGCGATGAAAGCCTGGCCCAAAAGCTTTACGCTTATAAAGAAAAGCTTGCCCTGGAAGTGGAAGAAAAAGAACAAAAGCTATTAGCAAAATTGTCCTAA
- a CDS encoding DUF1015 domain-containing protein: MAAIFAFRGIYYNPKFLPLLPKLVTAPYDIISPEEQEKYYNEHEYNFIHLELGKTFAADTPENNRYTRAKSYLNNWLSEGILVQEETPALYLLEETFSWEGQSYLRKSIFASVQVEPYEKGVILPHENTLPKAKEDRLNLLRETRVNTSPIMVLYDDSQNLAFNILREKASLMFEFTDESGRLNKLYKVVDPDSLLKAQNYFKGQKLFIADGHHRYDTALTYAREMEKKGINAYRVLMQLIPFSDPGLLVLPTHRIVLKVQSSPAEILEKILAYFTFVEVPLKEILNRFVTLKERYVFGMCLKDKAYLLYLKEKDPANILPDFPEVIARLPVTVLHELILKPAGIGEKETLSGEYLKYTRNAQDCIDEVMTAKAFCSFLVPPPTAEEVAAVALSGNKMPQKSTYFYPKPLSGLVIHPVHD; encoded by the coding sequence ATGGCCGCTATTTTTGCTTTTCGGGGGATTTATTACAATCCCAAATTTCTTCCTCTTTTGCCAAAGCTTGTAACAGCTCCTTATGATATCATTTCCCCGGAGGAGCAGGAAAAATATTATAACGAACACGAATATAACTTTATACACCTGGAATTGGGAAAAACCTTTGCCGCTGATACTCCCGAAAATAACCGTTATACCCGGGCCAAAAGCTATTTAAACAATTGGCTTTCCGAGGGTATCCTGGTTCAGGAAGAAACTCCAGCCTTATATCTTTTAGAAGAAACCTTTTCCTGGGAAGGCCAATCTTACCTTAGAAAAAGCATTTTTGCGTCCGTCCAGGTAGAGCCTTACGAAAAAGGGGTAATTTTACCCCACGAAAATACCCTGCCCAAAGCCAAAGAAGACCGCTTAAATCTTCTCCGTGAGACCCGGGTTAACACCAGTCCCATTATGGTTTTATATGATGATAGCCAAAATTTGGCCTTTAATATTTTGCGGGAAAAAGCAAGTTTAATGTTTGAATTTACCGATGAAAGCGGGAGATTAAATAAGCTTTATAAAGTCGTTGACCCGGATTCCCTTTTAAAAGCCCAAAACTACTTTAAAGGCCAAAAACTTTTCATCGCCGACGGCCATCACCGTTACGATACCGCCTTAACCTATGCCCGGGAAATGGAGAAAAAAGGCATCAATGCTTACCGGGTCCTGATGCAGTTAATCCCCTTTTCGGATCCCGGTTTATTAGTCCTACCAACCCACCGGATAGTTCTCAAAGTTCAAAGTTCTCCGGCCGAAATATTGGAAAAAATCTTAGCCTATTTTACTTTCGTAGAAGTACCCTTAAAAGAAATTTTAAACCGTTTTGTAACGCTTAAGGAAAGGTACGTTTTTGGTATGTGCTTAAAAGATAAAGCTTATCTTCTTTATTTAAAAGAAAAAGACCCGGCAAATATCTTACCGGATTTTCCCGAAGTTATTGCCCGCCTACCGGTAACGGTCCTTCACGAACTAATCTTAAAACCAGCCGGCATCGGAGAAAAAGAAACCCTTTCCGGGGAGTATTTAAAATATACCAGAAACGCCCAGGATTGCATCGATGAAGTAATGACCGCAAAAGCCTTTTGTTCCTTTTTGGTTCCTCCCCCTACCGCCGAGGAAGTAGCAGCCGTTGCCCTATCCGGTAACAAAATGCCGCAAAAATCCACCTACTTTTACCCCAAACCCTTATCGGGACTGGTAATCCATCCGGTACATGATTGA
- the guaA gene encoding glutamine-hydrolyzing GMP synthase translates to MASKVIVLDFGGQYSQLIARRIRELKIYCEMLPYNTPLEKIVKENPGGIVFSGGPSSVYGEGAPTVDPEIYRLNIPIMGICYGMQLMAHQLGGEVRPAEGREYGKTPLFILDRDKLFAGLKETEICWMSHGDFVAKAPAGFKVSAKTEYTPIAAMENREQKLYAVQFHPEVVHTPKGKEILQNFLYNICELTPDWTMESFAQRAIKEIKEQVGDEKVVCALSGGVDSSVAAVLVHKAVGDNLTCIFVDHGLLRKGEADEVVRTFKEQFQMNLVFVDAKERFLGKLKGVRDPEQKRKIIGHEFIRVFEEEAAKLGEIRYLVQGTLYPDVVESGTATAATIKSHHNVGGLPEDMKFKLIEPLKWLFKDEVRELGLELGLPESIVWRHPFPGPGLAVRVLGEITEEKLRILREADYIFIDELKKSGWYRKTWQAFAVLPNLQSVGVMGDERTYAYTIALRAVTSEDGMTADWVRLPYELLEKISARIVGEVKGVNRVVYDITSKPPATIEWE, encoded by the coding sequence ATGGCGTCTAAGGTAATTGTCTTGGATTTTGGCGGACAGTACAGTCAGTTAATAGCCCGGAGAATTCGGGAATTAAAAATATACTGTGAAATGTTGCCTTATAATACCCCCCTGGAGAAAATCGTTAAGGAAAACCCAGGGGGGATTGTGTTTTCCGGAGGGCCTTCATCGGTTTACGGGGAAGGAGCACCGACGGTTGATCCGGAAATTTATCGTTTAAATATACCGATTATGGGAATCTGCTACGGAATGCAGCTTATGGCCCACCAACTGGGTGGAGAAGTGCGACCGGCGGAAGGAAGGGAATACGGAAAGACCCCCCTTTTTATCTTAGATCGGGATAAGCTTTTTGCCGGTTTAAAGGAAACGGAAATTTGCTGGATGAGCCATGGGGATTTTGTGGCCAAAGCTCCCGCAGGGTTCAAAGTTTCCGCGAAAACGGAATATACTCCAATTGCAGCAATGGAAAATCGGGAGCAAAAGCTATATGCGGTGCAGTTTCACCCGGAAGTGGTTCACACTCCTAAAGGGAAAGAAATCCTGCAAAACTTTTTATATAATATTTGCGAGCTTACACCCGACTGGACGATGGAATCGTTTGCCCAAAGGGCAATTAAGGAAATAAAAGAGCAAGTGGGGGATGAAAAGGTCGTTTGTGCTCTTTCCGGCGGGGTTGATAGTTCTGTGGCGGCGGTTTTGGTTCATAAAGCTGTTGGCGATAATTTAACCTGCATTTTTGTGGACCATGGGCTTCTTAGAAAAGGTGAGGCTGATGAAGTGGTCCGCACCTTTAAAGAGCAATTTCAGATGAATTTAGTGTTTGTGGATGCAAAAGAGAGGTTTTTAGGGAAATTAAAAGGCGTTCGTGACCCCGAACAAAAAAGAAAAATAATTGGCCACGAGTTTATCCGGGTTTTTGAAGAAGAAGCAGCTAAACTTGGCGAAATACGATATCTCGTCCAGGGTACCTTATACCCGGATGTGGTGGAAAGCGGCACCGCTACTGCTGCTACCATTAAATCCCACCATAATGTTGGTGGTCTGCCTGAAGACATGAAATTTAAACTAATCGAGCCCTTAAAGTGGCTTTTTAAGGACGAAGTGCGGGAGCTTGGCCTTGAGCTTGGCCTTCCGGAAAGTATTGTCTGGCGCCATCCCTTCCCGGGACCCGGCCTTGCGGTGCGAGTTTTAGGGGAGATAACCGAAGAAAAGCTTAGGATCTTACGGGAAGCCGACTATATCTTTATCGATGAATTAAAGAAATCAGGCTGGTACCGGAAAACCTGGCAGGCCTTTGCGGTACTGCCAAATTTGCAGTCTGTGGGGGTTATGGGAGACGAGCGGACTTACGCCTATACTATAGCACTGCGCGCCGTAACCAGCGAAGATGGTATGACTGCCGACTGGGTCCGGTTACCTTACGAACTACTGGAAAAAATCTCAGCCAGGATTGTCGGCGAGGTGAAAGGAGTTAACCGGGTAGTGTATGATATCACCAGCAAACCCCCTGCTACTATTGAATGGGAGTAG
- the purS gene encoding phosphoribosylformylglycinamidine synthase subunit PurS, producing the protein MAIAHVIVELKPQVLDPQGEAVKNSLHSLGYEEVKKVRVGKYITLEVEGNDLKEVEEKVKEMADKLLANVVVEKFTVRVEG; encoded by the coding sequence ATGGCTATTGCCCATGTAATTGTGGAATTAAAGCCCCAAGTTTTAGACCCCCAGGGGGAAGCGGTAAAAAATTCCTTACACTCCCTCGGGTATGAGGAAGTAAAAAAAGTTAGAGTTGGCAAATATATTACCTTAGAAGTAGAAGGGAATGATTTAAAGGAAGTGGAAGAGAAGGTAAAGGAAATGGCGGATAAACTTTTGGCCAATGTGGTCGTAGAAAAATTTACGGTACGGGTGGAGGGTTAA
- a CDS encoding nucleotide pyrophosphohydrolase, translated as MDLKEVQELTDKWVSQFKEGYFPPMSLVVRLAEEVGELAREVNHRFGEKKKKPGELSGSIEEELGDILFIIACFANSLGYDLSEIFKATMAKYYKRDLNRWTKREE; from the coding sequence ATGGATTTAAAAGAGGTGCAGGAATTAACCGATAAGTGGGTTAGCCAGTTTAAAGAAGGCTATTTCCCACCCATGAGCCTTGTAGTCAGGCTGGCGGAAGAAGTAGGAGAGCTTGCCCGGGAGGTTAACCACCGGTTTGGCGAAAAAAAGAAAAAACCGGGAGAGCTCTCCGGTTCCATTGAAGAAGAGTTAGGGGATATTTTATTTATCATTGCCTGCTTTGCCAACTCCCTGGGATACGACCTCTCCGAGATTTTTAAAGCAACCATGGCTAAATATTACAAAAGGGACCTGAACCGCTGGACGAAAAGAGAAGAATAG